One Pomacea canaliculata isolate SZHN2017 linkage group LG9, ASM307304v1, whole genome shotgun sequence DNA segment encodes these proteins:
- the LOC112572838 gene encoding uncharacterized protein LOC112572838: MAVPWNFTLNVNLQEGAEQQLELLQEVASHPMLEDEKVLRQALYRYENYWLPLAAKHPAETLAAPLDVEWIWHCHMLSPLNYQHDCSQLAGRIISHKLYSAVERRKHQQKARSLWQVEYPQEPYHLDLETAFCGTQEDAYTRLSCDILGAAFRQKVFYYQVSLPHYRDAQFLSAAELRYKRFLFLKQQNPDMAIVPCYDIDLMWHTHQLHPLAYKIDTETILGWTLIHDDTVIDRSPGFKLSKVDGNTVDLWQSTFEHNFAVCGAMYRGEPPSGKLHALTPQQNFMASTKTATFTIEKVEIQGLPTLEGKLVLKIYAGCNERVGKCIATFRGEPPWQSKELPEASFETDAVNFLKIRAIDQAGVLGCFGSQEVVGERDVDLRPTLDSLTHETSVEHAVTLSQGHKILTVQITTHFCWPQRGHVHLFLRPAAFSQAITPENPQTLWGPVPLRELPLGADKFCQVATHSLVNHSESVVMTCRVVHSQPLLQSAVQVFYQEKMAAVAHLVGLEQLPLPTQVSDPRRMPYLNPKAGERAVLIKNHIGDWALVIGRWTTYRKTASRIGSRRGRDNHPGQLMVRVRPMADYGWRELTLSYQDQQWSFQLGDLHADLKNGFIHISDPDCQDVAEKVALAFSVSLLHVLCAPRPAGWKRGLPLRPTASKRGTRTGRLIPSEDMPFVVAAGMLQDTPTNGYIRRTFGNALGAAVEGEILLGLTATENQLCRPEDGIGGLWAHPSTGCNENHGETSNELTVPDGSPHGNGTSPDRSKEDNTSYKSADGRENETGEDTAGKDKSEVG, translated from the exons ATGGCGGTGCCTTGGAACTTCACTCTGAACGTGAACCTGCAGGAGGGAGCCGAGCAGCAGTTGGAGTTACTGCAGGAAGTGGCTTCGCACCCCATGCTTGAAGACGAGAAGGTCTTGCGGCAAGCGCTGTACCGCTACGAGAACTACTGGCTCCCCCTAGCGGCCAAGCATCCGGCCGAGACGCTGGCAGCGCCGCTGGATGTCGAGTGGATCTGGCACTGCCACATGCTGTCTCCGCTCAACTACCAGCACGACTGCAGCCAGCTGGCTGGCCGCATCATCAGCCACAAGCTGTACAGCGCCGTGGAGCGCCGCAAGCATCAACAGAAGGCGCGATCCCTGTGGCAGGTAGAGTACCCGCAGGAACCCTATCACCTGGACCTGGAGACGGCGTTTTGCGGCACCCAGGAGGACGCCTACACCCGCCTCTCCTGCGACATCCTGGGCGCCGCCTTCCGGCAGAAAGTGTTCTACTACCAGGTCAGTCTTCCTCATTATCGAGACGCTCAGTTCCTGAGCGCAGCGGAACTACGGTACAAGCGGTTCCTGTTCCTCAAGCAGCAGAATCCGGACATGGCCATCGTTCCGTGTTATGACATCGATCTGATGTGGCACACGCACCAACTGCACCCTCTGGCCTACAAGATTGACACGGAGACAATCCTGGGTTGGACCCTCATCCACGATGACACCGTCATCGACCGCAGCCCGGGGTTCAAACTGTCCAAAGTCGACGGCAACACGGTGGACCTGTGGCAGAGCACCTTCGAACACAACTTCGCCGTGTGCGGCGCCATGTACAGAGGAGAGCCCCCTAGCGGTAAACTTCACGCCCTGACGCCGCAGCAGAATTTCATGGCGTCAACGAAGACGGCCACGTTCACCATCGAGAAGGTGGAGATCCAGGGTTTGCCCACGCTGGAAGGGAAACTAGTGCTGAAGATCTACGCCGGCTGCAACGAACGGGTCGGCAAATGCATTGCCACCTTCCGAGGCGAGCCACCCTGGCAGAGCAAGGAACTTCCGGAGGCCTCCTTCGAGACGGATGCCGTAAACTTTCTCAAGATCCGCGCCATCGACCAGGCCGGCGTGCTGGGCTGCTTCGGGAGTCAGGAGGTCGTGGGTGAGCGGGACGTGGACCTCAGGCCGACGCTGGACTCGCTGACACACGAGACATCGGTCGAGCACGCGGTGACCCTGTCGCAGGGTCACAAAATCCTCACGGTGCAGATTACTACGCACTTCTGCTGGCCCCAGCGGGGCCACGTGCATCTTTTTCTGAGGCCCGCCGCCTTCTCGCAGGCCATCACACCAGAGAACCCGCAGACCCTTTGGGGGCCCGTCCCGCTCCGAGAACTGCCACTCGGTGCCGACAAGTTTTGCCAAGTGGCCACTCACAG CTTGGTGAACCATTCCGAGTCTGTGGTGATGACATGTCGGGTGGTGCACAGTCAGCCGCTGCTGCAGTCCGCCGTGCAGGTCTTCTACCAGGAGAAAATGGCAGCCGTGGCGCACCTGGTGGGACTGGAGCAACTACCACTTCCTACGCAG gtgTCTGACCCAAGACGAATGCCGTATCTCAACCCCAAAGCCGGTGAGCGCGCAGTGCTGATAAAGAACCACATAGGTGACTGGGCTCTGGTCATCGGGCGATGGACAACATATAGAAAAACGGCCTCCAGGATTGGAA GTAGAAGAGGCAGGGACAATCACCCGGGCCAGCTGATGGTGCGGGTGCGGCCGATGGCGGATTACGGGTGGCGTGAGCTCACGCTGTCGTATCAAGACCAGCAGTGGTCCTTCCAACTGGGAGACCTGCACGCTGACCTCAAGAACGGTTTCATCCACATCAGCGATCCGGATTGCCAGGACGTGGCGGAGAAG GTTGCCCTGGCCTTCAGCGTCTCCCTTCTGCACGTGCTGTGCGCGCCGCGGCCGGCCGGATGGAAGCGTGGCCTGCCGCTCAGACCGACTGCCAGCAAACGGGGGACACGGACAGGGCGGTTGATCCCCTCGGAGGACATGCCCTTCGTGGTGGCGGCCGGTATGCTACAGGACACACCTACCAACGGCTACATTCGACGGACGTTCGGGAACGCGCTGGGCGCGGCGGTGGAAGGCGAGATCCTGCTGGGACTGACTGCAACAGAGAACCAGTTGTGTCGGCCCGAGGATGGCATCGGCGGGCTGTGGGCTCACCCCAGCACTGGGTGCAACGAGAACCACGGTGAGACTTCCAACGAGCTGACTGTCCCCGACGGGAGTCCTCACGGTAACGGAACCAGTCCTGACCGCAGCAAGGAAGACAACACCAGCTACAAAAGTGCTGATGGTCGCGAAAACGAGACGGGAGAGGACACTGCTGGGAAAGATAAATCCGAGGTTGGATAA
- the LOC112571553 gene encoding LOW QUALITY PROTEIN: proton myo-inositol cotransporter-like (The sequence of the model RefSeq protein was modified relative to this genomic sequence to represent the inferred CDS: inserted 1 base in 1 codon) encodes MLETDNGWSDEDIYEMADVNETTRLMSSDHCGQSHTMSFKSAEADSERFAINKGYISGQDETSSEKDAIPSLPETNSDDDRGRATKQQQTTAYVWLLSFFAAIGGFLFGYDTGVVSGAMLLLREEFSLSPVLQEVIVSVTIGAAFLSAIIGAXLSDAFGRKVCTILASLVFTAGALVLGLAENVTMLIIGRLIIGIGIGVASMTVPVYIAEVAPSHIRGRLVTVNTLFITGGQFIASLLDGGFSYMKSDGWRYMLGLAGLPSLIQLIGFLFLPESPRWMMKKGNESRAREILVAVRGTKDVEEEMADMRESCEEDKRETNNSSYPTIVLMLKSPRMRRALIVGCGLQFFQQVSGINTVMYYSASIIKMAGVNNQHLAIWLAAMTAGINFVFTLVGVWLVERIGRKRLLLCSLAGVILSLALLAVGFQISAFNSPHIVINENISSNNHCVSYSTCELCIEDKSCGFCFVDVNGEANNGSCLSVSNDNEAYSQYGRCAANASLTDVGLVWAKDYCPTAYSWLPIFGLAMYLMFFAPGMGPMPWTINAEIYPLWARSTGSSMSAATNWLSNLVVSMTFLTLTETITKYGTYWLYVGVASVGFLFFLCLLPETKGCKLEEVEELFAESWCHSCCSDNGQEAKLQIKQKSSSTHL; translated from the exons ATGCTAGAGACTGATAACGGATGGTCGGACGAAGACATATACGAAATGGCAGATGTGAACGAGACTACTCGACTGATGTCGAGCGACCACTGCGGACAGTCGCACACCATGTCTTTCAAATCAGCAGAAGCCGATTCAGAAAGATTTGCCATCAATAAAGGCTACATTTCAGGTCAGGATGAAACTTCTTCCGAAAAGGATGCCATCCCATCTCTTCCAGAAACGAACTCTGACGATGACAGAGGAAGagccacaaaacaacaacaaactactGCTTACGTTTGGCTGTTGTCATTCTTTGCGGCTATTGGTGGTTTTCTGTTTGGTTATGACACAGGTGTAGTCTCTGGTGCAATGCTTTTACTGCGTGAAGAATTTTCTTTGTCGCCAGTTTTGCAAGAAGTTATAGTTAGTGTTACAATAGGAGCAGCTTTTTTATCAGCGATCATAGGGG ACCTAAGTGATGCATTTGGAAGGAAAGTATGTACCATTCTGGCCAGTCTTGTCTTCACTGCTGGAGCTCTGGTGCTGGGACTAGCAGAAAATGTGACCATGTTGATCATTGGCCGACTTATCATTGGCATAGGCATTG GTGTAGCATCAATGACCGTGCCCGTGTATATTGCTGAGGTTGCTCCATCACATATACGTGGACGTCTTGTGACTGTAAACACCCTTTTTATAACAGGTGGCCAGTTTATAGCTAGTCTTTTGGATGGAGGCTTTAGCTACATGAAGTCAGATGGATGGAG gtataTGCTGGGACTTGCAGGTTTGCCTTCACTGATACAGTTGATTGGCTTCTTGTTTTTGCCGGAGAGCCCTCGCTGGATGATGAAAAAGGGAAATGAATCACGTGCCCGTGAAATACTTGTAGCTGTTCGTGGCACCAAGGATGTTGAAGAAGAAATGGCAGACATGAGAGAAAGTTGTGAGGAGGATAAGAGAGAAACCAATAACT CAAGCTATCCAACCATTGTGCTAATGCTGAAGTCTCCCAGGATGCGACGAGCATTGATTGTTGGATGTGGCCTCCAGTTTTTCCAACAAGTCAGTGGCATCAACACAGTCAT GTATTACAGTGCTTCTATTATAAAAATGGCTGGAGTAAACAATCAGCACTTAGCCATCTGGTTGGCTGCCATGACAGCAGGTATTAACTTTGTTTTCACTCTTGTGGGAGTCTGGCTGGTAGAACGCATTGGTCGGAAACGACTTCTTCTATGCAGCTTGGCAG GTGTCATTCTCAGCTTGGCTTTGTTAGCTGTTGGTTTCCAGATTTCTGCATTTAACTCCCCACACATTGTcatcaatgaaaacatttctagCAATAACCATTGTGTTTCATACAG CACATGTGAATTGTGCATCGAAGATAAAAGCTGTGGCTTTTGTTTCGTGGATGTGAATGGAGAAGCAAATAATGGTTCATGCCTGTCTGTATCTAATGATAATGAGGCCTACTCCCAGTATGGACGATGTGCTGCCAATGCCAGCTTGACTGATGTGGGCCTTGTGTGGGCTAAAGATTACTGTCCAACAGCTTATTCATGGTTGCCGATATTTGGATTGGCAATGTATCTTATGTTTTTTGCACCTG GTATGGGTCCAATGCCATGGACCATAAATGCAGAGATTTATCCACTGTGGGCTCGTTCCACTGGCAGTTCCATGTCAGCTGCAACAAACTGGCTGTCCAACCTAGTGGTGTCAATGACTTTTCTAACCTTGACAGAAACCATCACAAAATATG GGACCTATTGGTTGTATGTCGGTGTAGCATCTGTTGGGTTCTTGTTCTTCCTGTGCTTGCTGCCAGAGACAAAGGGATGTAAGctagaagaagtagaagaactGTTCGCAGAATCATGGTGCCATTCATGCTGCTCAGACAATGGTCAGGAGGCAAAATTGCAAATTAAACAGAAGTCCTCTTCCACACATCTGTAA
- the LOC112571556 gene encoding phosphoserine phosphatase-like isoform X1 — MAFNVWVTLSRHVSLFIKRNQINSQTTKAMSSVSNHNEVNVRELWRTADAVCFDVDSTVCKDEGLDELAEFCGAGAEVREWTNKAMGGDVTFREALTQRLNIVKPSQQQLEAFITSRPPQLTDGIKDLVSLLHSKNVPVFLVSGGFRNIIEPAAKILNIPLENVYANKLLFKDGLYDGFDPKEPTSDSGGKQKVAELLKQTYGFKCLIMIGDGATDMEAAPPADAFIGFGGNVVREKVKKNAKWFVTDFKELIKPLQEPQKNDLL; from the exons ATGGCTTTTAATGTTTGGGTTACCCTATCACGCCACGTTTCGTTGTTTATAAAGCGAAACCAAATAAACAGCCAGACAACTAAAG CTATGAGCTCTGTGTCAAATCACAACGAGGTGAATGTACGTGAATTATGGCGCACAGCagatgctgtttgttttgacGTAGACTCCACAGTTTGCAAGGATGAAGGCTTGGATGAACTGGCAGAATTCTGTGGTGCTGGAGCAGAAGTGAGAGAATG GACAAACAAGGCAATGGGAGGTGATGTCACATTTAGAGAAGCACTAACGCAAAGGCTAAACATTGTAAAGCCAAGCCAGCAGCAGCTGGAAGCTTTTATCACATCACGACCACCACAGTTAACTGACGGCATTAA AGATCTTGTTTCTCTGCTCCATTCAAAAAATGTTCCAGTGTTTTTGGTCTCAGGCGGTTTTCGAAACATCATAGAACCAGCAGCAAAAATCCTGAACATTCCTTTGGAAAATGTATATGCAAATAAACTTCTTTTTAAGGATG GTTTGTATGACGGGTTTGACCCTAAGGAGCCAACATCCGATTCTGGAGGGAAACAGAAAGTTGCAGAACTGCTCAAGCAAACATATGGCTTTAAATGTCTCATCATGATTGGTGATGGTGCCACTGATATGGAGGCAGCTCCCCCTGCT GATGCATTTATAGGATTTGGTGGGAATGTTGTCAGAGAAAAGGTGAAGAAGAATGCCAAGTGGTTTGTGACAGACTTCAAAGAACTGATCAAACCATTGCAAGAGCCACAAAAGAATGATCTTTTATGA
- the LOC112571556 gene encoding phosphoserine phosphatase-like isoform X2 — MSSVSNHNEVNVRELWRTADAVCFDVDSTVCKDEGLDELAEFCGAGAEVREWTNKAMGGDVTFREALTQRLNIVKPSQQQLEAFITSRPPQLTDGIKDLVSLLHSKNVPVFLVSGGFRNIIEPAAKILNIPLENVYANKLLFKDGLYDGFDPKEPTSDSGGKQKVAELLKQTYGFKCLIMIGDGATDMEAAPPADAFIGFGGNVVREKVKKNAKWFVTDFKELIKPLQEPQKNDLL; from the exons ATGAGCTCTGTGTCAAATCACAACGAGGTGAATGTACGTGAATTATGGCGCACAGCagatgctgtttgttttgacGTAGACTCCACAGTTTGCAAGGATGAAGGCTTGGATGAACTGGCAGAATTCTGTGGTGCTGGAGCAGAAGTGAGAGAATG GACAAACAAGGCAATGGGAGGTGATGTCACATTTAGAGAAGCACTAACGCAAAGGCTAAACATTGTAAAGCCAAGCCAGCAGCAGCTGGAAGCTTTTATCACATCACGACCACCACAGTTAACTGACGGCATTAA AGATCTTGTTTCTCTGCTCCATTCAAAAAATGTTCCAGTGTTTTTGGTCTCAGGCGGTTTTCGAAACATCATAGAACCAGCAGCAAAAATCCTGAACATTCCTTTGGAAAATGTATATGCAAATAAACTTCTTTTTAAGGATG GTTTGTATGACGGGTTTGACCCTAAGGAGCCAACATCCGATTCTGGAGGGAAACAGAAAGTTGCAGAACTGCTCAAGCAAACATATGGCTTTAAATGTCTCATCATGATTGGTGATGGTGCCACTGATATGGAGGCAGCTCCCCCTGCT GATGCATTTATAGGATTTGGTGGGAATGTTGTCAGAGAAAAGGTGAAGAAGAATGCCAAGTGGTTTGTGACAGACTTCAAAGAACTGATCAAACCATTGCAAGAGCCACAAAAGAATGATCTTTTATGA
- the LOC112571558 gene encoding protein LLP-like — protein sequence MAKSIRSKHRRQMRNIKRQKFAQKELVKLKATVMRDILNKDSENAMEEVCTMKSASEIKANAEEMKQDDINMEVTSGTSQTYNKKTKKDEHGQYPVWMNQRAIHKQRKKNINAKKGAKKGKKSQKW from the exons ATGGCTAAGAGCATACGAAGTAAACATCGGCGTCAGATGAGAAATATTAAACGTCAGAAGTTCGCACAAAAAGAGTTAGTGAAGCTGAAAGCAACTGTCATGAGAGATATCCTCAACAAGGATTCGGAAAATGCCATGGAAGAAGTATGCACAA tgAAATCAGCCTCAGAGATCAAAGCTAATGCTGAGGAAATGAAACAGGATG ATATCAACATGGAAGTAACAAGTGGTACTTCACAAACgtacaacaaaaagacaaagaaagatgagCATGGGCAATATCCAGTGTGGATGAATCAGAGGGCTAtacacaaacagagaaagaaaaacataaatgctAAGAAAGGAGctaagaaaggaaagaagagtcAGAAGTGGTGA